Within the Cotesia glomerata isolate CgM1 linkage group LG6, MPM_Cglom_v2.3, whole genome shotgun sequence genome, the region GACGGCATAGGAGCCTGAGGAGCATGGGACATCGGATACTGAGGAGCATGAGACGGCATAGGAGCCTGAGAAGTATAGGACATTGGATACTGAGGAGCATGAGACATAGGGTACTGAGGAGCATGAGACATTGGGTACTGACGAGGATGAGACATGGGGTACTGTGGAGCATGAGACATTGTGTACTGAGGAACTGGTGGCAGTGAGTATTGAGGAACTTGTGGCATGGGGTATGGGGAAAGTTGCGGAATAGAAAACACTAGGTATGGAGAGTGTTGAACATAGGAAGTGACATATGGATGTGTATGATATATTGGCGGTGGTGGCGACGGCACATCATGATCGTGTTGACATCCAGAAGTTTGCGAGTTCGTACAGGTTGACGTTATTCTGAGATTTTCCTTCTTTTCCACttcaattttttgctttttacaCTGTTTTTCCGATATCTCATGTATTTCTTTTACTGTTTCATTTTTCAAAGATTCAAATAGTTGTTGATTGAAACGTCGGATGGTTTTTATAGAACGATTAGATAATcgttttttttgttgttgctgttgagGCTGCACATTGACATTATTTGGTGGGCCTTGAGGCAGTGGTGGCTGATTAGGCTCTCGATGAATCTGTTGAGGCTGCACATTGTTGTTATTTGGTGGGCCTTGAGGCAGTGGTAGCTGATTAGGCTCTTGATAAATCTGTTGAGGCTGCACATTGACATTATTTGGTGGGCCCTGAGGCAGTGGTAGCTGATTATGCTCTCGATTAATCTGTTGAGGCTGCACATTGTTGTTATTTGGTGGGCCTTGAGGCAGTGGTAGCTGATTAGGCTCTTGATGAATCTGTTGAGGCTGAACATTGACATTATTTGGTGGGCCTTGAGGCAGTGGTAGCTGATTAGGCTCTTGATAAATCTGTTGAGGCTGCACATTGACATTATTTGGTGGGCCTTGAGGCAATGTCGGCTGATTATGCTCTCGATTAATCTGTTGAGGCTCTACATTGACGTCATTTGGTAGGCCTTGAGGCAGTGGTGGCTGATTAAGCGCTTGATTCACAGGTTGATCATGAGTAACCTGTGCAAGATTTGCTCGTTGCCTTGGAGTCTTACGGCGACTTGATCGACGTACAGTTTCTGCTTGTGGACGCGTTGCTGCGCCACGAATTTGTCGTCTGCCTCGACCTAAAAAATCGTgaaatcatatatataaaacaatTCCTTGCTGAATTTCATGAGTCATTCATTACCTCTTCCTCCAGTATGAAAAAGATTCATTTCTCTTCTTTTCGTTTCTATCGTAATTTCTGATACTTCGGAACATACTGCAAAAAAGTGtagttgttaaaaattattcgatcAAACTACAAACAAAACAACgtataaaatgattaataaaacataaagtaaaatttcaacaataatatttataatatctaCAATTATAtcaaactttatatttttaaaaaagtactttagttaatatttatcaaacacTAATTGATTGTAGACTTCAagttatttaactatttttaatgtcatgcttttaacattttttcaatctagactaaaattatttcatgcTGGATTGAATACTGGtcttaaaaactttaatatttcGACAATCACTtgaattggaaatttttttgaaaaaacaatttaaaatttatttttctcatttttaatactattgataattttctaataataatattactaattttttttttttttagagaaagCTAAAAAAATGCCAGATGTTAGCcgaatttgatatttttaaaaatactatttttcataaaatgtgTAATTTGTGCATTGATAcgaataaaaaacttgaaatgtACTATCACTGTTAAAcagtataatattttattcgtAAAAAcaagtaaatttgaaaataattattgttgttatttatattattgtatttttttttttagtatgaaaataaatttaacaataaaatataatatttttagacattttatAACCACCAGATATAAATTGAAAGCAAAAGTAAAGATCAGGTTATGTTGGacagagagaaaaaataaatgattaattttctttataaaaacaaaatatagtTTAGCTTTATTACTTACCAACAAACTAGAGAATTTGTTGTAGAAAACTCTTAattgattaaagaattttcataataaaatattattcataaaaactCAACGACTGTGATTATCGAATACGAAGAAGTATTTGACCCTAGCAAAGCCGAAATTGCTAGCAGATATAAAGTAAGAGTGTATTAGATGTCAGACACTTCCTATAGATGTTTAGTAATTTTTCCTACCACTAGGTGAAGATCTGAAAAACAAAACTacgaataaatattattatctcgttttgttatttattaaaaaacattttttactttgtgaaaacattttttactttgtttttttttttttttttttcatgaaatatGATAGTACGTATTGATTAAAAACGACCTATTTAGCTTTTTATCTTTATACTAAGACCAAGAAACTcaaattgttttttgcaaTCTTTAGTGCACTCATGAAGTGCAAATAAAGTGCacgaaaaattgtaaaaaataattttatctccACCTATCagtctattaaaataatttttaacacagGAGACTTTAgagtaaattgaaatttttttaaaacaatgaaagttgaaaaatcaatttcctgaaattttatcaaaatggtTTTCTCTATAAATTGCACCACGTGAaagattccaaaaaaaaaaatgaattttatttgtttataatttacataagaattggaaaaattaaaaaacgtattttaaaattaagtaataactttttaatatttgtgaaGAAAGTcacattattaaaataatgcagtacttacgaattttttcaaattttattagtttgttAGATAATAATTCTCGTGCTGAATTTTTAGCTTTAATGAAGCTTTTTTTTGAAGATCTCACCGAAGCTTTAAAAAAGCAACGTGACTGCATTttgatttatcaaaatatctAATACTACGacagtaattgattttttaaataaacaaaatttaaacaaacatTATGAatcatagtaaaaaaattattggtaaaattgaaatgtaaaaacaattattatagtTCTACTATAATTACAGACGTCCGAAAAAGACATATCACTTCGATTAATCAGAACctacaaaaaataaacttgaatcataataaatacaaattgTATAGTTAAATTGTTAAAACTGCATTTATTACACATGTAATttgaatgataataattaattttagtaaacggaattaaatataaaatatcgaaataaattcataGGTCATGGTGATGTATTTTGTTGACAGCGGACTCTTATCTTATTGTTCACATTATCTTATAGTtcacattaatttattagttcacACGAGTCCTCTAATTCActttatattattgaataatgtaAATATCGCATGACAAATGTGCTAcgaaatgtaaaattttaaaatgagtgTTATTTCTAGTAAACTTGTCTGTATATAtgatataaattcaaattttactgactaatattaataatatggacatcaattttaaaaaaatcaaatttttaatagcgtTTACTATGccttatttttgaaattcttttaaaacacaagtttgtttgaaaaacttttaattggTCCTTtctataaatcgaaaaatattatatatttgattttctttttttttcaaactaaataatgataacaaaattaggtaaaattatagatgaattaaaaatatcttggTGGTTGGTATGAAAATGATGGGACTTGTGGTGTTGGATACTGAGAAACTGGCGGGACAAGATACTGAGGAGCTGGTGGCATAAGATACTGATGGACTGGTGGCACGAGGTATTGAGGTGCTGGCGGCATAGGATGCTGAGAAGCCGGTGGCATGAAATACTGAGGAGCTGGTGGCATAGGATACTGAGGAATTTCTGTATATCGCGGATAAGGGATGTACTGAGGAGGATGCTGAGATAAGTAAGGGGCTGGAACGAATGTGCACTGATTTCTGCGCCCAGAATCTGAACTGCTATTACTGGACGCAACACTTTGTAAAATGTCCTGGTGCTCATGTTTttcagttttaatttttttataacgtTGTTCAGCTTcttcttgtaattttttcacagtttCGGTTTTAAaagattcaaataatttttgattgaattttCTAAGCGCTTTGATCGAGCGATATGACAGATGAATCTGTTCTGGAAGTACAGAAGCATCGTCTTGAACTCCTGGAGGTACTGATGAGTTGTCTTGAACTTCTGTAGGCACTGGAGAATTATCTTGAACTTCTGCAAGTACTGGATGATTGTCTTGGTCTCTTGGAGGTACAAGTTGCTGACCAGCGGGTACAGCTGGATTTTCTGGAGGTCTTTCAAGTGGTAATGGTTGATTACCAAGCGCTGATCTTTTTATCCGGTTTGGTTGCTGTCGCGTAGTCACGCTGCGTATCAATATTTTACCTTGCCCTTAAACAATAGTTACATTTTTAATGGAAAGTAATTAGaatataattgttaattatgttaatttaattaccttTTTCTTTGTCGCACggattcattattttatccaATCCTCAATGCTTTGTAACGTGACTgcaaagaataataataattagaaaattatacGTGTCACAATttctactattttttttttcattattttcactaacgtattattatttttataataaactaaataattatatgtTTAATGTCTATCACTTTATATCAATTGATTGAGGTTATCTGCAAAATAGACATATTTAGTACTTTTCataatagtattataataataataattttttagattttatacTTACCGAAAAGTcttgaaatattttctaatattttaaataagtgtGTTAGTGCCGTAttcaattttatgaataaaaatgttaataagcTAGGAAGATTAAATACAGTATACAATCCAGCCGTAACCAGACACAAGCCGAAAGAATAACTGACTATCTCTTTTTAATTACAAGCTTGAGCGTGATAAAGTTGCTGCAATTTCACCACCAGatggagataaaaaaaattatttttaaatcaattattaatatttcaatcaaatttgactttttacatagaataaaaatttccattagTGGAtgctattttacaataatgcttatatagaaaatatatatattcgaATCAGCCAGCAACACAATTGACTTATACAGTCATTCGATAGAATActtattttagttaattattaaagcaCTATATGcttacataattttattattgcagttagaaatttgatatttatgatttataaatataatgacATTTAATCACTTATATTTGTTGTTTCAAAGAAATAAACCTTTtcatagatattttttatacaaaatgtTCTGGTATCTTGTATACTTTGTGATATATGTATTATGAgcatttaattaagaatttttctccgtattcactaaaaattatgtatcGAAGTTGAtgatttcaattaatataaaattactttacttcttaaattatatataaaaaaaactcaaaaaaaaaagtaaggcatttaatgtaaataaaatataaaaattttagtttaaaatctTTTGCAgtatttctgtttttttttttttcaactaaacgTCAATCTGAAAAAAGAATGCTTGTGTTTGTAGGAAAAATTTGCTGaaacattaaaatatataattaaataattaactatatttgatccctgaataaaaaattaggaaaacggttgaccctgaaggccatccttgcaacttcccgccaattctatacctaaacgcttgaatttgcacttatgacgttttagagctcataaatacaatttgtatattattttgagcttttcgagctcaaaaaatagcttttgtatgcttttgagcattttgagctcaaaagtttgatagaaattcgataaaacactattttttgaatttttaaatcgcaataacttttgaatcaatgaaccgattttcacgcggttggtggcattcaacgcagttttttaagcttcatgaaaatttttaagtctaTATTGATAGAGCGGAAAacttcggagtaattccgaaaaaacaattttttcggttttctttcgtcaacgataacttacgaacgaatcaaccgattttgaccggactgacggcgatcaacgtggttttttgatgatcagagctgattagtttttagaattgatcggtaaagccgattaaaagttattccaaaaaaaaaaacactttaaaaaaaattttttttttgtagtttttttgcgatttctcaaaatctaccggttcgaatcgttccaaagtGTATACAAAATCTAAGATTGGTCAAGctcttttgaatggcaccaaccacgatcaaatcggtcaagccgttcaaaagttataagagatagacatacagacaccaccgcgggaatagtcagggaagcttcctaggacctcgaaacgtcgagattcgatgaaaactcgattttcgtaaaacggggtgaaaacaataacttcccgattttcgaaaatcttcgattttcttagcgggaagttaaaaaatgtattgagacaaagaaaaaagtattgaaaagaattggattgactagaaaactaattcttttcaatattttttcctttgtctcaatactttttttttaatcagggatTAAAAATGACTCGAATTATTGATAACTTTACTTTGTTCAAACTTATATAGCTACAGATATTATCAATCTTGTTTAACAGGAAAGatatcttttattattttgaaaacttgAATCGACGGCTTTtctttcaaatatatttttattaaagtctGAATAATTCatcaatcaaattttttatttgtttgaagCGTAAACTTGTTTATTATAGAAAAACTGGAAAATCTGAGCTGATGTGTCAGTTAGTGTGTTTTGAGATAACTCACCCGtttttatatacaattattattatatatattctacataattattaaaaaaaatgttggaaattacaaaagtgcacgactcataatgctcatttaattatgaaatattaataaaataaagaatgtgaaaaaatatgtataaaacAGCTGAAATAGCACGATAATGCGCAAGCGCCTTTAGTGGGATAAATctacacaatatatatatatatatatatatatatatatatatatatatatatatatatatatatatatatatatatatatatatagatacacAATCTTCtggtttttgttttattttactaattgtATGTAAACGACACTAAATTACCTAgccattcgcattcagtgtCTTACAATTCTctcaaagaattaaaaaaaaaaatttaaggtaTTACCGCGTGAAcgttaagatattttatagtggTTATACTGTAGTGTTTTGGACTAGCTGTAGAGTAACCTCTGTTTTGATAcatgcgtttatttatttatttacatacatttattcggaaatataataacaatgtCTGAAAAATCGACTTATAAAAgacgattcataaaaaaaagccCTTGAAAAACGACAGAAATCTCTAGCACATATGCAAATAACTATACaaataacaaatagaaaaaaaataatagacaatattgttttgttttttcaaaaaaataagtaattaaatttttgtgtttatgtattaattgattttaaatttaagtattttttattatttcatctgactattattttgattacttgtgaaagattaatatatattattatattaaaattgttaactttttgaattttaaataaatataaaaaaaaaaatgaattcaatttttattgaaaaaatgattacaaaaaaataaaaaaaaaaaatttcacttgaaaaaaacttcaaaaactgtaaacgcaatataaaaaaatttttttttttctaatttaattattaaaaaaaaatcaaagaataaaaaatgtcggctaactttagtattataaaaaaatacttattttcataaaataatcatagtttttttttaataaataaaattaataactataatattacatttaatataaattaaacttttcaaatagcgccaatcgacgcagaattatataaacattaatgtgacaaaattaaaaaaaaaatcctaagaaaacgactttggcgagggtactaccttaactcaattaatgcattttttcgcaagttacagtgtttccggggttttatacatgacggacaggaaatttttttagacctattttgatgtctttttccgtttctaatgcactaaatcaatttttgaaaagtatggaattaatcgtcaataaataatcttgacaattgtatacaaaatatcttgatttcGTAAATTAACAgggctataataataaaaatagttgaggcaaaaaaaatttttcgatcatGAAGCACTCtttgatgcttcgcatcatgaatCGTGCAAAACGATGATATTATTATAACatcaatatattattaatctgACTCTATAATTTTAGGCAAAATGTGAAtgaaattgacaaaaaatgtAATGTGACGTGATAAAAGTATAATACGGTTTatgaaaaatcttcaaaatgaCACTACTTTTATGAAAGGATAACAATGAAGTATTTAACACAATTTATACGAAGGACTTGcgcttttttgttattaataaaataaaattgttgttaGTTATCGAATTTCGggtttaaaattcttaattttgatttgttatctaaattatttgatcttctttaaatttaatttccctCTAATTGTCGGCTCACTGGTATCCGAAGTAATTACTACTCATAATAATACgaataaaacaaaacttttaactattgataaagcttaaaaaaaaggtTTCGTCCCGAATGTGACTACTATCACATAATTGTTAGTGAATTCTGAAAGTCATTTTCTGCCTTAGACCTCCTGTTTTACAAATTTAcatagaaatatttatactttataacACTTGAGGACATTTATTTCACAACACAGaaacaaacaataaaaatatagttactaag harbors:
- the LOC123267984 gene encoding protein transport protein SEC24-like: MNLFHTGGRGRGRRQIRGAATRPQAETVRRSSRRKTPRQRANLAQVTHDQPVNQALNQPPLPQGLPNDVNVEPQQINREHNQPTLPQGPPNNVNVQPQQIYQEPNQLPLPQGPPNNVNVQPQQIHQEPNQLPLPQGPPNNNNVQPQQINREHNQLPLPQGPPNNVNVQPQQIYQEPNQLPLPQGPPNNNNVQPQQIHREPNQPPLPQGPPNNVNVQPQQQQQKKRLSNRSIKTIRRFNQQLFESLKNETVKEIHEISEKQCKKQKIEVEKKENLRITSTCTNSQTSGCQHDHDVPSPPPPIYHTHPYVTSYVQHSPYLVFSIPQLSPYPMPQVPQYSLPPVPQYTMSHAPQYPMSHPRQYPMSHAPQYPMSHAPQYPMSYTSQAPMPSHAPQYPMSHAPQAPMPSHAPQNPMSHAPQAPMPYQYSYPYSPPYYPPHSF